From one Solanum stenotomum isolate F172 chromosome 12, ASM1918654v1, whole genome shotgun sequence genomic stretch:
- the LOC125846699 gene encoding zinc finger protein CONSTANS-LIKE 2-like has protein sequence MLKKENNGSFDGSSNYWARVCDSCRSVTCTIYCQADSAYLCAGCDARVHAASLVASRHKRVWVCEACECAPAAFLCKADAASLCASCDADIHSANPLAHRHHRIPIIPIPGTLYGPPAVDTVGSDSMMIGGSTGEGTEDDGFLSLTQDADDTTIDEEYEDEAASWLLLNHPAKDNNKNNVHNNNNQTSNYGMLFGGEVVDDYLDLAEYGGDSQFNDQYNVNQQQQHYSVPQKSYGGDSVVPVQDGQGKSLFFYHQQQQSHHLNFQLGMDYDNSNTRLGYPASMSHSVSVSSMDVSVVPESALSETSNSHPRPQKGTIDLFSGPPVQIPPQLTPMDREARVLRYREKKKNRKFAKTIRYASRKAYAETRPRIKGRFAKRTDVEAEVDQMFSTQLMADNSYRFVPSF, from the exons ATGTTGAAAAAGGAGAACAATGGGAGTTTTGATGGCAGCAGCAATTACTGGGCGAGGGTGTGTGACAGTTGCCGTTCAGTTACCTGTACCATTTACTGCCAGGCGGATTCTGCCTATTTGTGTGCAGGCTGTGACGCCCGCGTACATGCAGCAAGTCTGGTGGCTTCTCGTCACAAGCGTGTGTGGGTTTGTGAGGCCTGCGAGTGTGCCCCTGCAGCCTTTCTTTGCAAGGCGGATGCTGCCTCACTTTGTGCCTCCTGCGATGCTGACATCCATTCTGCCAACCCCTTGGCACATCGTCACCACCGTATCCCAATTATTCCCATTCCAG GAACCCTTTATGGTCCTCCAGCTGTTGACACTGTTGGCAGTGATTCTATGATGATTGGTGGGTCCACGGGGGAAGGAACGGAGGATGATGGGTTCTTGAGTTTGACACAAGATGCAGATGATACGACTATAGATGAAGAGTATGAAGATGAAGCAGCTTCATGGTTGTTGCTGAATCATCCTGCTAAGGACAACAATAAGAACAACGTTCACAATAACAACAATCAAACTAGCAACTATGGTATGTTGTTTGGTGGGGAAGTAGTCGATGACTACTTGGATCTTGCAGAATATGGAGGGGATAGTCAGTTCAATGATCAGTACAATGTTAACCAACAGCAACAACATTACTCTGTTCCTCAGAAGAGCTATGGTGGAGATAGTGTGGTGCCCGTTCAGGACGGTCAGGgaaaatctctatttttttaccaccaacaacaacaaagtcACCACCTGAATTTTCAGCTGGGGATGGATTATGACAATTCTAACACTCGACTCGGTTACCCTGCTTCTATGAGTCACAGT GTTTCTGTTTCGTCGATGGATGTCAGTGTAGTCCCAGAATCTGCACTAAGTGAAACTTCAAACTCCCACCCACGACCTCAAAAAGGGACCATTGACCTTTTCTCAGGCCCTCCAGTTCAGATACCTCCCCAGCTTACTCCAATGGACAGAGAAGCCAGAGTCCTACGGTacagagagaagaagaagaatcgtAAATTTGCGAAAACCATAAGGTATGCTTCAAGAAAAGCCTATGCAGAAACAAGGCCAAGAATCAAAGGTCGATTTGCAAAGAGAACGGACGTAGAGGCTGAAGTAGACCAGATGTTCTCCACACAATTAATGGCAGATAACAGTTATAGATTTGTCCCTTCATTCTGA
- the LOC125846700 gene encoding zinc finger protein CONSTANS-LIKE 2-like, with protein MLKKENSGGFDGSSNNWSRVCDSCRSTPCTVYCRADSTFLCAGCDARMHAANLLASRHERVWVCEACGRAPAAFLCKADAASLCASCDADIHSANPLARRHHRVPIMPILGTLYGPPAVETVGGPTGESTEDYGFLSFTQNADDMTVDEEDEDEAASWLLLNPPVKKNNKNFDNDHNNQNNNYGMLFGREVVDDYLDLAEYGGVSQFNDQYSANQQQQHYSVPQKSYRGDSVVPVQEGQGKSLILYHQQQQQQSHHLNFQLGMEYDNYNTRYGYPATMSHSVSISSMDVSVVPESALSETSNSHPRPPKGNIDLFSGPPIQIPPQLTPMDREARVLRYREKKKNRKFEKTIRYASRKVYAETRPRIKGRFAKRTDVTEADQMLSTQLMADRIYGNVPS; from the exons ATGTTGAAAAAGGAGAACAGTGGGGGTTTTGATGGCAGTAGCAACAACTGGTCAAGGGTGTGTGACAGTTGCCGTTCCACCCCATGTACCGTTTACTGCAGGGCAGATTCCACCTTCCTGTGTGCCGGCTGTGACGCCCGCATGCACGCAGCAAATCTGTTGGCTTCTCGTCATGAGCGTGTGTGGGTTTGCGAGGCCTGCGGACGTGCTCCTGCAGCCTTTCTTTGCAAGGCAGATGCTGCCTCACTCTGTGCCTCCTGCGACGCTGACATCCACTCTGCCAACCCCTTGGCGCGCCGTCACCACCGTGTCCCAATTATGCCCATTTTAG GAACCCTTTATGGTCCTCCAGCTGTCGAAACCGTTGGCGGGCCCACAGGGGAAAGCACGGAGGATTATGGGTTCTTGAGTTTTACTCAAAATGCAGATGATATGACTgtagatgaagaagatgaagatgaagcaGCTTCATGGTTGTTGCTGAATCCTCCTGTTAAGAAGaacaataagaactttgacaATGACCAcaataatcaaaataacaaCTATGGGATGTTGTTTGGTAGGGAAGTAGTTGATGACTACTTGGATCTAGCGGAGTATGGAGGGGTTAGTCAATTTAATGATCAGTACAGTGCTAATCAGCAGCAACAACATTACTCTGTTCCTCAGAAGAGCTACCGTGGAGATAGTGTTGTGCCAGTTCAGGAAGGACAGGGAAAATCTCTGATTCTCTACCACCAACAGCAGCAACAACAAAGTCATCACCTAAACTTTCAGCTGGGAATGGAGTATGACAATTATAACACTAGATATGGTTACCCTGCTACTATGAGTCACAGT GTTTCCATTTCGTCGATGGATGTCAGTGTTGTCCCAGAATCTGCACTAAGTGAAACTTCAAACTCCCACCCACGACCTCCAAAAGGGAATATTGACCTTTTCTCAGGCCCTCCAATTCAGATACCTCCCCAGCTTACTCCAATGGACAGAGAAGCCAGAGTCCTAAGGTacagagagaagaagaagaaccgTAAATTCGAGAAAACCATAAGGTATGCTTCAAGAAAAGTCTATGCAGAAACAAGGCCAAGAATCAAAGGCCGATTCGCGAAAAGAACAGACGTCACTGAAGCAGACCAGATGCTTTCCACACAATTAATGGCAGATAGAATTTATGGAAATGTTCCTTCATAG